From Amycolatopsis sp. WQ 127309:
CACCTGTCGGTCGCCGGGCCGCTGAACATCGCGCGGCCGCCGCAGGGGCGTCCGGTGATCGTGCAGGCCGGCGCGTCCGAGGCGGGCAAGCAGTTCGCCGCGCGGGTGGCCGAGGTCGTCTTCTCCGGGCAGCGGGACCTGGCCCGGGCCACCGAGTTCTACGCGGAGATCAAGCACCGCGCGGCCGCGTTCGGCCGGAGCCCGGACGAGCTGAAGGTGTTCCCCGCGCTCTCGGTCATCACCGGGGAGACCCGCGCGGCCGCGGCGGCGAAGCGCGACGCCCTGCGCGGGCTGATGCCGCCGCAGGTGGCGCTGGCCCACCTGGCCTACCTGCTCGGCGGGTTCGACCTGACCGCGTACCCGCTCGACGGGCCGTTGCCGGAACTGCCGGAGTCCAACCAGTCGAAGAGCACCCAGCTCGACGTCTACCTGCGCGCCCGCCAGCGCGGGCTCACGATCCGGCAGCTCGCCGCCGAGATCAGCGACGACGCCACCACGATCGTCAGCCCGCCGGACGAGATCGCCGACCACATCGAACGCTGGTTCACCGCGCCGGCCGCGGACGGCTTCACGCTCGTCTTCCCGTACCTGCCGGGTACCCTCGACGACTTCATCCAGCTGGTCCTGCCCATCCTGCGCCGGCGTGGGCTGTTCCGGTCCAGGTACGAGGGAGCCACCCTGCGTGACCACCTCGGCCTCCGCCGACCGACCTCGAGATACGGATCCACTCATGGCGGCTGACACCGCGGGCGAGCACAACGCACTGACCGACGTCCCGGGCATCCGCGTCGGGCACGCGACCCGCGCTGGAGAAGGGGCGTTGACCGGCACGACCGTCGTGCTGGTGCCTCCGGGCGCGGTCACCGCCGTCGACGTCCGCGGCGGTGGCCCGGCGACCCGCGACACCGCGGCGCTGGATCCGCGGCACGCGGCGCCTCAGGTCGGGGCGATCACCCTCACCGGCGGCAGCGCCTACGGCCTCGCCGCGGTCGGGGGAGTCCTGGACTGGCTGGCCGGGCACCGCCCCGAGGCGACGTCGGTGGTTCCCGCCGCGGCCCTGTTCGACCTCGGCCGCGGTGGGGACTTCCACGCCCGCCCCCACGCCGAACTCGGTGCCGAGGCCGTCCGGGCCGCCGCGGCCGGCGCCGTCGAGCAGGGGAACGTCGGCGCCGGGACCGGCGCCGTCAGCGCGCAGATGAAGGGCGGTGTCGGGACGGCGAGCGCGGTGCTGCCGGACGGCACGGTCGTCGCGGCGCTGGCCGTGCTGAACTCGCACCACCCCGCGGTGGATCCCGTGACCGGGCTGCCGTACGGGCACTCGCTGGGTGCGACCACGCGCCGGCGCGGGGACTCGACGGTTCCGTGGCAGGAGTTCGACTTCACCGCACCGGACGAGGCCGCTCTGGCTGTGGCGCGCGAGCGGCTCGAGGCCACCACACGTGAGCGTGACACCCGCACCCCGCTCAACACGGTGATCGGCGTGGTCGCCACCACCGCGTCCCTCGAACCCGGCGAGGCCTACCGCCTCGCGGGTGCGGCTCAGGACGGCTTGGCGGTGGCGGTCCGCCCCGCCCACGGCGTGGCCGACGGCGACACGGTGTTCGCGGTCTCGACCGGAGCGGCCTCGGCGGGCCCGAGCCCGGAGCTGTTCGCGGCGGCGTCGAACGCCTTCGCCCGAGCGATCGTCCACGCGGTGCTCGCGGCCCGTTCGGTCTCGACGGGCTGGGGCCACATCGCCGCCTACGAAGAGCTGTACCCGGGCGTGGTGGGCGCCGCCCGGTGACGTCGCCCGGCCTGATCCTCCTCAGCGGCCTGCCGGCCACGGGCAGGTCCACCGTGGCCGTTCCGCTGGCCCGTGCGCTGACGGCCGCGTACCTGCGGATCGACACGATCGGCGACGCCGTCGGTCGTGCGGTGGCGCGGGATCAGCTCGGCACCGGTCTCGGTGTCGTCGTCGAGGGCGTGAACCCGCTCAAGGTCACCAGGGACGCATGGAAGGCCGTCGGCGATCGCCACGCCGGCTGGGTGCTCGAGGTCGAGTTCGCCGGCTCCGGGACGGGCGAGCAGTGCCCCGGGCGCGAACACGAGCCGTGGGACCGGGCGCACCTGGTCATCGACACGGCGGTGACGAGCGTGTCCGGCAGTGTCGAACTGATCCTGCGGCACGCCTACGCCGCAGCCGGTTCCCCGATGCCCGCGTTGTCGGTCGCGGCCGGACTGGCCACCCCGATGTCCTTGCGCGTGGCCGCGACGTTCCGCCTCGCCGATCTGGCCGGTGAAGACGGCGCCACGGCCGAGGCGCTGGCGTCGGCCGCCAGGGTCTCGGAATCCGCGCTGCGCCGGCTGCTCGACCACCTGGTCACCGCCGGGGTGTTCTGCTTCGACAGCGTCTCCGGGCGGTACCTGCCCACGGCGCTGGGCCGGCAGCTGCGAGACGATCACCCGGACGGGATCCGGGCCGATCTGGACGTCACCACGGCGATCGGGCGGGCCGAACTGGCCTTCACCGAGCTGCCGGAGACGGTGGTCACCGGCGAGCCGGCCTATCCCCGCCGGTACGGGCGCGGATTCTGGGCCGACCTGGAGAAGCGCCCTCGGCTGCAGGAGTCGTTCGACACCAAGATGAGCAGGCGGTTCCGGATCCAGGCCGAGCAGATAGCACGTCGATTCGACTGGAGCCGGTTCGGTTCGGTGATCGACGTCGGCGGTGGTGACGGGACCTTGCTTTCCGCGGTCCTTCACGCTCATCGCGGCGTTCGCGGCCGGGTCCTGGATCTGCCGCCCACCGCCGGGAGTGCCCGGGAACGGTTCGCCAGGGAAGGGCTGGATGATCGGGCGGAAGCGGTGGCGGGAAGTTTCTTCGATCCGCTGCCCAGTCGTGCTGACGCGTACGTGCTCTCGGACGTGTTGCACGATTGGAGCGACGACGAGAGCCGGGCGATCCTGCGTGGCTGCGCCCGTGTCGCGCGGGGCGGTGGCGTTGTCATCGTGATCGAGAGCCTGCGAACGGGAGTCGCGGGGCAGGTCCCAACACTGCGCTCGATCTGTTCGTGCTGATGTGTTTCGGCGGCCGCGAGCGGACCGCCGGTGAGCTCGAAGCCTTGGCCGCGGAGTGCGGACTGGTGTTGCGGAACTCGGGGAAGATCGCCGATCGGCGCACCTTCCTGGAGTTCGGCGTGGCGGCGGCGCCGAAAGGCAGGTAGTTCGGGATCCGACCATTCCTGAAGCGTGGGAAGCGTTGGCCGGACCGCCGGTATCCTGGCCACTTTGACCCGCCACGCCGAGGCGCTGGAGAGGCACGGCTGGGGCGGCGCGCTGCTCGGCACCGGCTGGGGCCGGCCCGACGCTTTCACCGTCGCCACCGCGCTCGCCGCGCGGACGAGCACGTTCCAGCCGCTCGTCGCGATCCGGCCGGGCTACTGGCAGCCGGCGCAGTTCGCGTCCGCGGCGGCGACCTTGGACCACCTCAGTGGTGGGCGGGTCCTGGTGAACATCGTGTCGGGCAAGGACGACGTCGCGGCCTACGGTGACCCTGAAGGCGACCGGCCGCGGCGTTATGCCCGCACCAAGGAGTTCCTGCGGGTCGTGCGGAAGTTGTGGACCGAGGAGAACGTCACCCACGACGGCGAGTACTTCAGCGTCCGTGGCTCGACGCTCGCGCAGGGACCGGTCGTACGGGGCGATCGCAGGCACCCGCGGCTCTACTTCGGCGGCGCGTCCGACGCGGCCGAAGAGGTCGCGGCGGCCGAAGCCGACGTCCAGCTCTTCTGGGGCGAACCGCTGGACGGCGTCGCCGAGCGCATCGAGCGGCTCGAGGAGCTCGCCGGAAGGTGGGGCGCGAACACGCGCCACTGGAGTACGGCCTGCGTGTCACCACGGTGGTTCGTGACACCACGGAACAGGCCTGGGCCGACGCCGAGGCCAAGGTCGGGCGCATGGCGAACGGTGCGGTCGCGCGCGCCCCCGACTGGTCCGCCGCTAGCGGGCAGCGGTGGCTGCTGGACCTGTCAGCACGAGGCGACGTGCTGGACGACAATGTCTACGTCGCCCCGGGTCGCTTCGGCGGCACCGGTGCCGGCACGACGTGGCTGGTCGGCTCGGCCGCCGATGTCGCCAGGTCGCTGTGGAAGTACCGGGCGCTCGGAATCACCCACTTCGTGCTGTCGGACACCCCGTACCTGCCTGAGATCGAGCGCCATGGCGAACAGCTCCTGCCACTGCTGCGCGACTGAGGGGTCCGATTGCCGCGGTCAGCTCACCGGTCCGCCGACGAGGACGGACCAGCCGCCGTCGACGCGGAGCACGGTCCCCGTTGCCGGGCGGAGCGCTGGGTCGGCGGCCAGTGCCACCGCGGCGGCGACGTCTTCGGGTTCGAGAACACGACCCAGCACGGATTCCCGGGCGAGGTCGGCACCGCGTGGCCCGGCCAGCACGCCCGCGGTGGCCGGGGTTCGGACGGCCCCGGGGGCGACCACCAGCACGCTGACGCCGTCGCGCGCGCATTCCGCGGCGACGTGGCGGGCGAAGGTGGTCAACGCGGATTTCGCGGTTCCGTGCGCCAACCGGCCCTCGCCGACGTAGTCCGCGGCGGTGCTGCCGATGTAGATCAGCCGGCCGTCGCCCTGGGCGCGCATCGGTTCGAGGACTCGCTTCGTGATGTGGAACGCGCCGGCGAGCTCGCCCGTGACCTTGGCCTCGAAGGCGGTCCACGACAGCTCGGCCAGCGGGTCGAACGGGGGCGGGGCGGTGTTCGCGTTGACGATGACGGTGTCGATTCTCCCGTGCTCGGCGAGGATCCCGGTCACCATCGTGTCCACGGCCGTGGCGTCGGTGACGTCGGCCCGGGCGCTCGACGCCATGCCACCGGCGCGTTCGACGTCCCGGACGACGTCTTCCGCCGCGGCGGAAGAAGTGCGGTAGTTGACGATCACGCGATGGCCTTGGGCGCCCAGCCGCCGGGCGACGGCCGCGCCCAGCCCACGGGCGGCCCCGGTGATGAGTGTGGTCGGCACGGCTCCTCCTTCGGTCGTGAACAGGTCACTAACCTAGGGAGAGCGCGGGGTGGGCGGAATGCGCTCACCCTGGGGTGGGGTGCTCACCCGCGGGTGAGCACGCAGATCAGGAGCGTGGGTGAGGTGTGACGGGTGATGTGTTCCACAAGGACTGCCCGGCGCGCGAGGTGCTGGGCCACCTCGCCGGCCGCTGGACGATCCTCGTCCTTTCCGCGCTGGTGGCCGAACCACGCCGGTACCACGAACTGCGGGCTCTGGTCGCGGGTGTCAGCGACAAAAGCCTGGCGGCCACGCTGCGGTCCCTGCAGCAGGACGGCTTGGTGCACCGCGAAGTCGGCGCGGGCCGGCCGCCGTCGGTGACGTATTCGGTGACGGAGCTGGGCCGTGGCGCCGCGACGGCGTTGAACCCGTTGCTGGACTGGATTCGCGCGAACGCGGCGGAGATCACCGTGCGCCGCGAAGAATGACTTGGCGAGACATCTCACCCCGGTTCCACTGCTCGGCGAGCAGTTCGTAGGACCGCACGCGGTCGGCGTGCGCGTGGGTGATGGTGGTGATGACGAGCTCGTCGGCGCCCGTCGCCTCCTGGAGCTGCCGCAGCCGGGCCGCCACCGTGGCGGGTGAGCCGACGAACTGGGTGTCGACGCGGTCGGCGACCAGGGCCCGGTCTTCATCGCTCCAGACGTGGGCGGCGGCTTCTTCCGGCGTGGGAAAGAGGATCGCCCCCTCGGCGCGGCGGATGGAGCGGACCCAGAGGGCGTAGCCGCTGGCCAGTTCCCGCGCGCGTGTCATGGTCGATCTTCACCGGCAACGCCGGCTGCGACCTCCGCCGATCCGGCCGATCTTCCGACAGCCACGTCGGCCCGCTCGTCATCTGGCCGCCCTGGGATCACCGGGCAGCGCGCGGAGGAAAGTCATGGTGACGGTCGTGCCGGCCGCGGTCGTGTCGATAGACGCTTCCGAGGTCAGGCGGCGGATCAGCGGCAGCCCGCGGCCGTGCAGCGGAGTGGGCCGGGCGACGGGCTGCCACCGGCCGTAGTCGGTGACACTGACGGTGATCAGGCCATTCCGGCTCGTCGCGTGCAGGTCGAGGGGGCCGGTCGCTTCGCGGTAAGCGTGGACGACCACGTTGGCCATTGCTTCGTACGTCGCAAGCAGCACCCGTTCGCGGATCTCCTCGCTCAGCCCGGCCCGGAGGACCCAGTCGGCGAGCTGCTCACGCAGCAGGACCAGCCGCCCGGGATCTGCCGGGACCCCGCTGCACTGCAGGTCTTCGAGGGCGGTGGCGTCATCACTTCGAGGAGGCGGGTCGCCGGCGGGGCCGGGGGATGGATTCGGGACGGACACTGCGCGGGATCACCTGCCGACCGCGGCGGCGCGGGTCGGAACCACGTCAAGGACCAGGAGCATTCCAGTCAGCTGCAAGGTGGGTTGGACGACGCTGAGCTCGGGTGCCCCGACGCGGACCCGGGTACGGTCACCGGCCGCGCGGTGGGTCTTGACCAGGAGCGTGGGTGGACGGTCGGCAAGTGCCGTGGTGATCGCTTCGTCCAGGATCGGGCCGCTCAGCAGGTCGACTTCGCCGGATACGGTCAGCAACACGGCGCGGTCGTGGTCGTGCGAGGTCACGTCGAGCAGGTCCCGGGGGCGGACTTGGTCACCGTCAGCGGCCACCATGGTCTCCGGCTCGCCGTGTCCACTCTGGTGCCATGCTGTTCCTTCGTTCGTTGTGCCGAGATGGCCGCACCGTCGGGGCGGGACGCCAGAGACCCGTTACCCGGTTTTCCGGAACATGAAACGTTCGCGGCCCCGCCGCCTCACCGTCCTCCGGGGACGGGAGGACTAGAAGTCTTCGAGCCAGGGCGGCGGGGCCTCGTCACTGGCTGGTGACACCGGGTCGCGGAGCCTGAGCTTGGCCAGGAGCAGGGCGCCGACGTCGTTGCTGTCGGCGAGCATTTCACGGACCCCGGCCAGGTCGAGTATCCGGCGCACGGGGCCGATCGCGTGCTGAACGTGATAGGTCGTGCCGTTTTCGACCGCGCTGGTGTACCCGCCCAGAAGGGCGTGAATGCCTGCGGAGCCGAGCGCGGTGACGCCGGCCAGGCTGACTCGCAGCGTTTCAGGGTGCTGGAGCTCGATCACGGCGACTATCCGCGCCAGCAGGTCGGCCGGCGCGACACCTACAACGTCTCCTGACACGGCTATCAGCACATCTCGGGAACTGTCGGCCCGGACGGCCAAGGAGAAGGTCACGGTGTGCCTCTCAAGAGGAAGCTCGCATCCTGGGCGGCCTGAGTGCGGATCAGCAGACCGCGGACACCGAGGACCCGACTTTACGCTTGACGGCTTCGGCCGGTCGGCAGCTGCGCCGGACACCATTTCGAAGAGCACCCGATCGGTGGGGTGGGGCCGGGCCAGGTGCTGCGGGCGACCAGACAGGCCCCAGCAGGGCCTGACCTGGCCGGCCGGCGGGCACGCAGCAGGGGGCGGCATTTCGGTCGGCACCGGTGACCCGGCGGTCGCGCCGAACGCCGACACCACCGGCCTGGCGGGCCGTGCGTTCCGAGCGGGCCTGCGGCTCGCGGCGGCCCAGGAGGTGAAGACGTTCATCGCCGCTCTGCGGGCCGGCTGCGCGGGCGTCCCCGCGAACCGCGGAGCGGTCGCCCGTGACGCCACCGGCTACCACGCGGACACCGTGGTGCGCGCGACCGCGCAGGCGGTCGTCGGTCTCGGCGGCCGCGGTCTGGCCCAGCTCCCCTCGGCCGGCTCGTCGCCGCGGAGCTGACGCCGACCTGCCCGTGAACACCGCTCCCGAAGCTGTACGCGCAGGTCCTTGAGGATCTTGGCGAGCAGGCGGGAAACTTGCATCTGCGAGACGCCGACACGAGTGGCGATCTGGGACTGGCTCATGCCGTCGAAGAACCGCATGGTGAGGATCGCCCGATCCCGCGCCGGCAGCCGCTGCAGCAACGGCGCCAGGGTCTCGTGATCTTCCACCAGCTCGATCCGCTCGTCGAGACCGCTCATCGAATCGGCCACGGTGACGGCGCCGTCTCCGGTGGGCCGGTCCAGGGACGTGGTCTCGTAGCAGTTCGCGGCCAGGAGGCCTTCGCGGACGGTCTCGACGTCGATGCCGAGGTGGCCGGCGAGTTCGCTGGGGGTGGGGGCGCGGCCGAGGGGCTGGGCGAGCTGGGTGGTGCCTTGGGCGAGCTGGGCGCTCAGCTCTTTCAGCCCGCGCGGCACGCGCATCGACCAGCCGGTGTCTCGGAAGAACCGGCGGACCTCGCCCATGACGGTGGGGACCGCGAAGGACAGGAAGTCG
This genomic window contains:
- a CDS encoding anti-sigma factor antagonist; this translates as MVAADGDQVRPRDLLDVTSHDHDRAVLLTVSGEVDLLSGPILDEAITTALADRPPTLLVKTHRAAGDRTRVRVGAPELSVVQPTLQLTGMLLVLDVVPTRAAAVGR
- a CDS encoding P1 family peptidase → MAADTAGEHNALTDVPGIRVGHATRAGEGALTGTTVVLVPPGAVTAVDVRGGGPATRDTAALDPRHAAPQVGAITLTGGSAYGLAAVGGVLDWLAGHRPEATSVVPAAALFDLGRGGDFHARPHAELGAEAVRAAAAGAVEQGNVGAGTGAVSAQMKGGVGTASAVLPDGTVVAALAVLNSHHPAVDPVTGLPYGHSLGATTRRRGDSTVPWQEFDFTAPDEAALAVARERLEATTRERDTRTPLNTVIGVVATTASLEPGEAYRLAGAAQDGLAVAVRPAHGVADGDTVFAVSTGAASAGPSPELFAAASNAFARAIVHAVLAARSVSTGWGHIAAYEELYPGVVGAAR
- a CDS encoding ATP-binding protein, giving the protein MSVPNPSPGPAGDPPPRSDDATALEDLQCSGVPADPGRLVLLREQLADWVLRAGLSEEIRERVLLATYEAMANVVVHAYREATGPLDLHATSRNGLITVSVTDYGRWQPVARPTPLHGRGLPLIRRLTSEASIDTTAAGTTVTMTFLRALPGDPRAAR
- a CDS encoding LLM class flavin-dependent oxidoreductase, producing MTRQLHFTAFLKPPGEYLAAWRHPDTRADAGIDFDTVLSFARTAEAAKFDAVFFADLVGVPLESQDVLSRVSVVNDSFEPTTLLAALAAATSRIGLIATASTTYNEPYHLARTFASIDHISGGRAGWNVVTSLNDGEALNFGRDAHVGHADRYARAEEFFDVVTGLWDSFEDDAFRHDKPSGVSFDLDKLHPLGHTGAHLSVAGPLNIARPPQGRPVIVQAGASEAGKQFAARVAEVVFSGQRDLARATEFYAEIKHRAAAFGRSPDELKVFPALSVITGETRAAAAAKRDALRGLMPPQVALAHLAYLLGGFDLTAYPLDGPLPELPESNQSKSTQLDVYLRARQRGLTIRQLAAEISDDATTIVSPPDEIADHIERWFTAPAADGFTLVFPYLPGTLDDFIQLVLPILRRRGLFRSRYEGATLRDHLGLRRPTSRYGSTHGG
- a CDS encoding methyltransferase is translated as MTSPGLILLSGLPATGRSTVAVPLARALTAAYLRIDTIGDAVGRAVARDQLGTGLGVVVEGVNPLKVTRDAWKAVGDRHAGWVLEVEFAGSGTGEQCPGREHEPWDRAHLVIDTAVTSVSGSVELILRHAYAAAGSPMPALSVAAGLATPMSLRVAATFRLADLAGEDGATAEALASAARVSESALRRLLDHLVTAGVFCFDSVSGRYLPTALGRQLRDDHPDGIRADLDVTTAIGRAELAFTELPETVVTGEPAYPRRYGRGFWADLEKRPRLQESFDTKMSRRFRIQAEQIARRFDWSRFGSVIDVGGGDGTLLSAVLHAHRGVRGRVLDLPPTAGSARERFAREGLDDRAEAVAGSFFDPLPSRADAYVLSDVLHDWSDDESRAILRGCARVARGGGVVIVIESLRTGVAGQVPTLRSICSC
- a CDS encoding helix-turn-helix domain-containing protein, whose translation is MTGDVFHKDCPAREVLGHLAGRWTILVLSALVAEPRRYHELRALVAGVSDKSLAATLRSLQQDGLVHREVGAGRPPSVTYSVTELGRGAATALNPLLDWIRANAAEITVRREE
- a CDS encoding SDR family oxidoreductase — its product is MPTTLITGAARGLGAAVARRLGAQGHRVIVNYRTSSAAAEDVVRDVERAGGMASSARADVTDATAVDTMVTGILAEHGRIDTVIVNANTAPPPFDPLAELSWTAFEAKVTGELAGAFHITKRVLEPMRAQGDGRLIYIGSTAADYVGEGRLAHGTAKSALTTFARHVAAECARDGVSVLVVAPGAVRTPATAGVLAGPRGADLARESVLGRVLEPEDVAAAVALAADPALRPATGTVLRVDGGWSVLVGGPVS
- a CDS encoding LLM class flavin-dependent oxidoreductase; translated protein: MGREHAPLEYGLRVTTVVRDTTEQAWADAEAKVGRMANGAVARAPDWSAASGQRWLLDLSARGDVLDDNVYVAPGRFGGTGAGTTWLVGSAADVARSLWKYRALGITHFVLSDTPYLPEIERHGEQLLPLLRD
- a CDS encoding STAS domain-containing protein, with amino-acid sequence MTFSLAVRADSSRDVLIAVSGDVVGVAPADLLARIVAVIELQHPETLRVSLAGVTALGSAGIHALLGGYTSAVENGTTYHVQHAIGPVRRILDLAGVREMLADSNDVGALLLAKLRLRDPVSPASDEAPPPWLEDF